In Phacochoerus africanus isolate WHEZ1 chromosome 14, ROS_Pafr_v1, whole genome shotgun sequence, one genomic interval encodes:
- the GFAP gene encoding glial fibrillary acidic protein isoform X3 — translation MERRRVTSAARRSYVSSLETVGGGRRLGPGPRLSLARMPPPLPARVDFSLAGALNTGFKETRASERAEMMELNDRFASYIEKVRFLEQQNKALAAELNQLRAKEPTKLADVYQAELRELRLRLDQLTANGARLEVERDNLAQDLGTLRQKLQDETNLRLEAENNLATYRQEADEATLARLDLERKIESLEEEIRFLRKIHDEEVRELQEQLAQQQVHVEMDVTKPDLTAALREIRTQYEAVATSNMQEAEEWYRSKFADLTDAAARNAELLRQAKHEANDYRRQLQALTCDVESLRGTNESLERQMREQEERHAREAASYQEALTRLEEEGQSLKDEMARHLQEYQELLNVKLALDIEIATYRKLLEGEENRNQPGHQVRVRRPPQKEHRGEDRGDAGWRGH, via the exons atggAGAGGAGACGGGTCACCTCAGCGGCTCGCCGCTCCTATGTCTCCTCCTTGGAAACGGTGGGGGGCGGCCGCCGCCTGGGTCCTGGCCCCCGCCTGTCCCTGGCTCGAATGCCGCCTCCACTCCCGGCCCGGGTGGACTTCTCCCTGGCCGGGGCCCTCAACACTGGCTTCAAGGAGACCCGGGCCAGTGAGCGGGCAGAGATGATGGAACTCAACGACCGCTTCGCCAGCTACATCGAGAAGGTGCGCTTCCTAGAGCAACAGAACAAGGCGCTGGCTGCCGAGCTGAACCAGCTGCGGGCCAAGGAGCCCACCAAGCTGGCCGACGTCTACCAGGCCGAGCTGCGAGAGCTGCGGCTGCGGCTCGACCAACTCACCGCCAACGGCGCCCGGCTCGAGGTGGAGAGGGACAACCTGGCGCAGGACCTGGGCACCCTGAGGCagaa gctccAGGATGAAACCAACCTGAGGCTGGAGGCTGAGAACAACCTGGCCACCTATCGACAG GAGGCGGATGAAGCCACCCTGGCCCGGCTGGATCTGGAGAGGAAGATAGAGTCTTTGGAGGAGGAAATCAGGTTCTTGAGGAAGATCCATGACGAG GAGgtgcgggaactccaggagcagcTGGCACAGCAGCAGGTCCACGTGGAGATGGACGTGACCAAGCCCGACCTCACAGCGGCCCTCAGAGAGATCCGCACGCAATATGAGGCTGTGGCGACCAGCAACATGCAGGAGGCAGAGGAGTGGTACCGGTCCAAG TTTGCGGACCTAACAGACGCCGCGGCCCGCAACGCGGAGCTGCTCCGCCAGGCCAAGCACGAGGCCAACGACTACCGGCGCCAGCTGCAGGCCTTGACCTGCGACGTGGAGTCCCTGCGCGGCACG AACGAGTCCCTGGAGAGGCAGATGCGGGAGCAGGAGGAGCGCCACGCGCGGGAGGCAGCGAGTTACCAGGAGGCGCTGACccggctggaggaggaggggcagagcctCAAGGACGAGATGGCCCGCCACCTGCAGGAGTACCAGGAGCTGCTCAACGTTAAGCTGGCCTTGGACATCGAGATCGCCACCTACAGGAAGCTGCTGGAGGGCGAGGAGAACCG AAACCAGCCTGGACACCAAGTCCGTGTCAGAAGGCCACCTCAAAAGGAACATCGTGGTGAAGACCGTGGAGATGCGGGATGGAGAG GTCATTAA
- the GFAP gene encoding glial fibrillary acidic protein isoform X1: MERRRVTSAARRSYVSSLETVGGGRRLGPGPRLSLARMPPPLPARVDFSLAGALNTGFKETRASERAEMMELNDRFASYIEKVRFLEQQNKALAAELNQLRAKEPTKLADVYQAELRELRLRLDQLTANGARLEVERDNLAQDLGTLRQKLQDETNLRLEAENNLATYRQEADEATLARLDLERKIESLEEEIRFLRKIHDEEVRELQEQLAQQQVHVEMDVTKPDLTAALREIRTQYEAVATSNMQEAEEWYRSKFADLTDAAARNAELLRQAKHEANDYRRQLQALTCDVESLRGTNESLERQMREQEERHAREAASYQEALTRLEEEGQSLKDEMARHLQEYQELLNVKLALDIEIATYRKLLEGEENRITIPVQTFSNLQIRGGKSTKEGEGHKVTRHLKSLTIQVIPIQAHQIVNGAPPALETSLDTKSVSEGHLKRNIVVKTVEMRDGEVIKESKQEHKDVV; the protein is encoded by the exons atggAGAGGAGACGGGTCACCTCAGCGGCTCGCCGCTCCTATGTCTCCTCCTTGGAAACGGTGGGGGGCGGCCGCCGCCTGGGTCCTGGCCCCCGCCTGTCCCTGGCTCGAATGCCGCCTCCACTCCCGGCCCGGGTGGACTTCTCCCTGGCCGGGGCCCTCAACACTGGCTTCAAGGAGACCCGGGCCAGTGAGCGGGCAGAGATGATGGAACTCAACGACCGCTTCGCCAGCTACATCGAGAAGGTGCGCTTCCTAGAGCAACAGAACAAGGCGCTGGCTGCCGAGCTGAACCAGCTGCGGGCCAAGGAGCCCACCAAGCTGGCCGACGTCTACCAGGCCGAGCTGCGAGAGCTGCGGCTGCGGCTCGACCAACTCACCGCCAACGGCGCCCGGCTCGAGGTGGAGAGGGACAACCTGGCGCAGGACCTGGGCACCCTGAGGCagaa gctccAGGATGAAACCAACCTGAGGCTGGAGGCTGAGAACAACCTGGCCACCTATCGACAG GAGGCGGATGAAGCCACCCTGGCCCGGCTGGATCTGGAGAGGAAGATAGAGTCTTTGGAGGAGGAAATCAGGTTCTTGAGGAAGATCCATGACGAG GAGgtgcgggaactccaggagcagcTGGCACAGCAGCAGGTCCACGTGGAGATGGACGTGACCAAGCCCGACCTCACAGCGGCCCTCAGAGAGATCCGCACGCAATATGAGGCTGTGGCGACCAGCAACATGCAGGAGGCAGAGGAGTGGTACCGGTCCAAG TTTGCGGACCTAACAGACGCCGCGGCCCGCAACGCGGAGCTGCTCCGCCAGGCCAAGCACGAGGCCAACGACTACCGGCGCCAGCTGCAGGCCTTGACCTGCGACGTGGAGTCCCTGCGCGGCACG AACGAGTCCCTGGAGAGGCAGATGCGGGAGCAGGAGGAGCGCCACGCGCGGGAGGCAGCGAGTTACCAGGAGGCGCTGACccggctggaggaggaggggcagagcctCAAGGACGAGATGGCCCGCCACCTGCAGGAGTACCAGGAGCTGCTCAACGTTAAGCTGGCCTTGGACATCGAGATCGCCACCTACAGGAAGCTGCTGGAGGGCGAGGAGAACCG CATCACCATTCCTGTGCAGACCTTCTCCAATCTGCAGATCCGAG GGGGCAAAAGCACCAAAGAAGGGGAAGGTCACAAGGTCACAAGACATCTCAAAAGCCTCACAATACAAGTTATACCAATACAGGCTCACCAGATTGTAAATGGAGCCCCGCCGGCTCTCG AAACCAGCCTGGACACCAAGTCCGTGTCAGAAGGCCACCTCAAAAGGAACATCGTGGTGAAGACCGTGGAGATGCGGGATGGAGAG GTCATTAAGGAGTCCAAGCAGGAGCACAAGGATGTGGTGTGA
- the GFAP gene encoding glial fibrillary acidic protein isoform X2, which translates to MERRRVTSAARRSYVSSLETVGGGRRLGPGPRLSLARMPPPLPARVDFSLAGALNTGFKETRASERAEMMELNDRFASYIEKVRFLEQQNKALAAELNQLRAKEPTKLADVYQAELRELRLRLDQLTANGARLEVERDNLAQDLGTLRQKLQDETNLRLEAENNLATYRQEADEATLARLDLERKIESLEEEIRFLRKIHDEEVRELQEQLAQQQVHVEMDVTKPDLTAALREIRTQYEAVATSNMQEAEEWYRSKFADLTDAAARNAELLRQAKHEANDYRRQLQALTCDVESLRGTNESLERQMREQEERHAREAASYQEALTRLEEEGQSLKDEMARHLQEYQELLNVKLALDIEIATYRKLLEGEENRITIPVQTFSNLQIRETSLDTKSVSEGHLKRNIVVKTVEMRDGEVIKESKQEHKDVV; encoded by the exons atggAGAGGAGACGGGTCACCTCAGCGGCTCGCCGCTCCTATGTCTCCTCCTTGGAAACGGTGGGGGGCGGCCGCCGCCTGGGTCCTGGCCCCCGCCTGTCCCTGGCTCGAATGCCGCCTCCACTCCCGGCCCGGGTGGACTTCTCCCTGGCCGGGGCCCTCAACACTGGCTTCAAGGAGACCCGGGCCAGTGAGCGGGCAGAGATGATGGAACTCAACGACCGCTTCGCCAGCTACATCGAGAAGGTGCGCTTCCTAGAGCAACAGAACAAGGCGCTGGCTGCCGAGCTGAACCAGCTGCGGGCCAAGGAGCCCACCAAGCTGGCCGACGTCTACCAGGCCGAGCTGCGAGAGCTGCGGCTGCGGCTCGACCAACTCACCGCCAACGGCGCCCGGCTCGAGGTGGAGAGGGACAACCTGGCGCAGGACCTGGGCACCCTGAGGCagaa gctccAGGATGAAACCAACCTGAGGCTGGAGGCTGAGAACAACCTGGCCACCTATCGACAG GAGGCGGATGAAGCCACCCTGGCCCGGCTGGATCTGGAGAGGAAGATAGAGTCTTTGGAGGAGGAAATCAGGTTCTTGAGGAAGATCCATGACGAG GAGgtgcgggaactccaggagcagcTGGCACAGCAGCAGGTCCACGTGGAGATGGACGTGACCAAGCCCGACCTCACAGCGGCCCTCAGAGAGATCCGCACGCAATATGAGGCTGTGGCGACCAGCAACATGCAGGAGGCAGAGGAGTGGTACCGGTCCAAG TTTGCGGACCTAACAGACGCCGCGGCCCGCAACGCGGAGCTGCTCCGCCAGGCCAAGCACGAGGCCAACGACTACCGGCGCCAGCTGCAGGCCTTGACCTGCGACGTGGAGTCCCTGCGCGGCACG AACGAGTCCCTGGAGAGGCAGATGCGGGAGCAGGAGGAGCGCCACGCGCGGGAGGCAGCGAGTTACCAGGAGGCGCTGACccggctggaggaggaggggcagagcctCAAGGACGAGATGGCCCGCCACCTGCAGGAGTACCAGGAGCTGCTCAACGTTAAGCTGGCCTTGGACATCGAGATCGCCACCTACAGGAAGCTGCTGGAGGGCGAGGAGAACCG CATCACCATTCCTGTGCAGACCTTCTCCAATCTGCAGATCCGAG AAACCAGCCTGGACACCAAGTCCGTGTCAGAAGGCCACCTCAAAAGGAACATCGTGGTGAAGACCGTGGAGATGCGGGATGGAGAG GTCATTAAGGAGTCCAAGCAGGAGCACAAGGATGTGGTGTGA
- the FAM187A gene encoding Ig-like V-type domain-containing protein FAM187A — translation MNPVHTTVLLCVWGSLQAFEIVEKENIFQRTPCPAFLMFDNAAYLADMSFELPCHCKPEEVAAVVWYYQKHLGSSHSKVLTDFDGRVLTEAAQVRVGSDMLVRFSIRMFSLLVFRAQPEDSGLYFCGTRKGDYFYAYDVDIQSGEGMVATFKDQGQEPFADEYHGSLHVFTTFWEWTPCDRCGVRGEQWRIGLCYLQSPDLSPRYRRTLPDVVSCGSRAVPRPLRAKVGDHTPELLVRSCLVPCETTKIQKGVMAIFNYVSKVGSRPWLPQVPIQFHQQRLGHGLIISCPGARPEHAVAWDKDRQYLYRTQYLRGVNRSMRVFIDHGNHLHIRFTRLEDRGIYYCWRQGERIAGFRLGVTQRGRYPASFSDPETRAALRLTLIGYLLITAVFVTVHLCRCCCHLFRYWPDLSP, via the coding sequence ATGAACCCGGTCCACACCACTGTGCtcctgtgtgtgtgggggagtcTCCAGGCCTTTGAAATTGTGGAGAAGGAGAACATTTTTCAGAGGACGCCCTGCCCGGCTTTCCTGATGTTCGACAATGCAGCTTACCTGGCCGACATGAGCTTTGAGCTCCCCTGCCACTGCAAGCCCGAGGAGGTGGCTGCGGTCGTCTGGTACTATCAGAAGCACCTGGgtagcagccacagcaaggtgctGACGGACTTCGATGGACGGGTGCTGACCGAGGCGGCGCAGGTGCGCGTGGGCAGCGACATGCTGGTCCGCTTCAGCATCCGCATGTTCAGCCTGCTGGTCTTCCGGGCCCAGCCCGAGGACTCGGGCTTGTATTTCTGCGGCACCCGCAAGGGGGACTACTTTTACGCCTACGACGTGGACATCCAGAGCGGTGAGGGCATGGTGGCCACCTTCAAGGACCAGGGCCAAGAGCCCTTCGCAGACGAGTACCACGGGAGCCTCCACGTCTTCACCACCTTCTGGGAGTGGACCCCCTGCGACCGCTGCGGGGTGCGCGGGGAGCAGTGGCGCATTGGCCTGTGCTACCTGCAGAGCCCGGACCTCTCCCCTCGCTACCGCCGGACGCTGCCTGACGTGGTGTCCTGTGGCTCCCGGGCCGTGCCGAGGCCGCTTCGGGCCAAGGTCGGCGACCACACCCCCGAGCTGCTGGTGCGGAGCTGCCTGGTGCCCTGCGAGACGACGAAGATCCAGAAGGGCGTGATGGCCATCTTCAACTACGTGTCCAAAGTGGGCAGCCGGCCCTGGCTGCCCCAGGTCCCCATTCAGTTCCACCAGCAGAGACTGGGCCACGGACTCATCATCTCCTGCCCCGGGGCCCGGCCGGAGCACGCCGTGGCCTGGGACAAGGACCGCCAGTACCTCTACCGCACGCAGTACCTGCGGGGCGTCAACCGGTCCATGAGGGTGTTCATCGACCACGGCAACCATCTCCACATCCGCTTCACTCGGCTGGAAGACCGGGGCATCTACTATTGCTGGCGGCAGGGGGAGCGCATCGCTGGGTTCCGACTGGGCGTGACACAGCGAGGCCGCTACCCCGCCTCCTTCTCCGACCCCGAGACTCGCGCCGCCCTGCGGCTCACCCTGATAGGCTACCTGCTCATCACGGCCGTCTTCGTCACCGTTCACCTCTGTCGTTGCTGCTGTCACTTATTTCGCTATTGGCCCGACCTCTCCCCCTAG
- the CCDC103 gene encoding coiled-coil domain-containing protein 103, with protein METKAGAAGAQAMERNDIIDFKALEKELQAALTADEKYKRENAAKLRAVEQRVASYEEFRGIVLASHLKPLERKDKIGGKRTVPWNCHAVQGRPSQDDTTEISPEKTLFQPETSAEFYRDWRRYLPTGPERYEALLRLGGPKLGHLFRMDVGFGLLGEMLVVLADHVRPADGSVVLGILHSLAGTGRFTLNLSLMSHTETESCKALFQKLQAMSAPSLEGQDLGEQPGGLREEESLLQELLRLYRVE; from the exons atggaaaccAAGGCCGGGGCTGCTGGG GCACAGGCCATGGAAAGGAATGACATTATTGACTTTAAGGCTCTGGAGAAAGAGCTGCAGGCTGCCCTCACTGCTGATGAGAAGTACAAACGAGAGAACGCTGCCAAGTTACGGGCAGTGGAACAGAGGGTGGCTTCCTATGAGGAGTTCAG GGGTATTGTCCTTGCATCACATCTAAAGCCACTGGAGCGGAAGGACAAGATAGGAGGGAAGAGGACTGTGCCCTGGAATTGTCACGCTGTTCAGGGAAGGCCCTCCCAGGACGACACCACTGAAATCTCTCCG GAGAAAACGCTCTTCCAGCCTGAGACCTCAGCTGAGTTCTACCGTGATTGGCGGCGATACTTGCCGACCGGGCCAGAGCGCTACGAGGCCCTGCTGCGGCTCGGGGGTCCAAAGCTGGGCCACCTCTTCCGGATGGACGTGGGGTTTGGACTCCTAGGGGAGATGCTGGTGGTGCTAGCTGATCATGTGAGGCCGGCTGACGGGTCAGTGGTGCTGGGGATCCTGCACAGCCTGGCCGGCACCGGGCGCTTCACCTTGAACCTGAGCCTGATGAGCCATACCGAGACAGAGAGCTGCAAAGCCTTGTTTCAGAAGCTGCAGGCCATGAGTGCCCCCAGCCTGGAGGGGCAGGATCTGGGGGAGCAGCCTGGTGGGCTCCGGGAGGAGGAGAGTCTCCTACAAGAGCTGCTAAGGCTGTACCGGGTGGAGTGA